GCGCGGTGGTCGCGGTGCTCGGCATGTCGATCCCGAATTTCTGGTACGCGCTGCTGCTGGCGCTGGTCTTCTCGCTGATGCTCGGCTGGCTGCCGTCCTCCGGCTACGGCAGCTGGCAGCATGCCGTGCTGCCGACGATCGTCATCGGCACGTCGGTATGCGGAGTGAGCGCGCGCTATATCCGCAGCCTGCTCATCGACGAGATCGGCCGGCCGTACATGCGCACGGCCGCCATGAAGGGGCTGCGGCCGATTTCCGCGCTTGTCCGGCATGCCGGGCCGAACGCGCTGCCGGCGATCCTGACGCTCGCCGGGCTCCAGTTCGCCCGCATCTTCGACGGCGTCATCATCGTGGAGACGCTGTTCGGCTGGCCGGGGATCGGCCGTCTTCTGGTGGAGTCTCTCCTCAACCGGGACTTCCCGCTGATCCAGGCCTGCTTCCTCGTCATCGCGGCCGCCTATGTCCTCACTAACCTGCTGGTGGACCTGGCGATTTCCGCCGTCGACCCGCGCGTCGGGGAGGTGGTGTGATGGCGATCGTTCTGCGCGCCGGCGTCGCCCTGCCGCGACGCCGGCCGGCACTTCCCCGCCCCATCTCGCTGGCCGTCGGCCTTGGGCTGTTCGCGCTCCTTCTCGTCGCGGCGCCGCTGCTCGCCCCCCACGATCCGAACCTGGCCGATATCCTGAACCGGCTGGCGCCGCCGAGCTGGACCTATCCGCTC
The DNA window shown above is from Amorphus orientalis and carries:
- a CDS encoding ABC transporter permease, whose translation is MAASIVRRLAFGTGLLLAVSVLGFCLLRLMPGDFAEVLLMAQMDGEIPSAEALRTFEIQNNFDEPLPLQYLRWLGGVLTGDLGTSLITGDPVGREIMLRLGNSLLLAGAALVLSLLIAIPIGFMSARYRGGIFDRLSAVVAVLGMSIPNFWYALLLALVFSLMLGWLPSSGYGSWQHAVLPTIVIGTSVCGVSARYIRSLLIDEIGRPYMRTAAMKGLRPISALVRHAGPNALPAILTLAGLQFARIFDGVIIVETLFGWPGIGRLLVESLLNRDFPLIQACFLVIAAAYVLTNLLVDLAISAVDPRVGEVV